Below is a window of Populus alba chromosome 2, ASM523922v2, whole genome shotgun sequence DNA.
taatttaatttacttgtttaattagtgtcttaagataataatatagatatgttcttttttaaaacaagaaatacaagaaaatatgttctttaatttttatttttatttattttgaaacactAATTTATGGAAAAAGTTTTATTCAtgtcaattgatttaaaatgacctattgtggtaaaaaaaaattatataaaacatttcaaaaaaaatttattcatttcatttgatttaaaataatctaccgttgtaaaacaaataattataaaaacaatttccaaaAAGTTTTACTCATGTCATTTGATTCTATTATGGTTAGTGGTGATTATTTTCgattcaatttggtttttatttataaaaataatcaaattaaaaatttataaaatataaaaaataaaaccgaaaccggttccAACCGATCAGTTTCGGTTTGGTTcgattatttatattaaaaaataaaaaattatattattttttaggtatttttttggattttctaatGGATTTTATGATGGACTTGATTTtcggtttgatttaatttttttaatttgattattttatattttttaattaaattgatttagttCGGTTgatgttttttggttttatatttataaaactgaaactaaatcaaattaaatatttttttaaatattataatcagtttaattgatttcttaagttattatttttttacttttaattgtgataaaaaaaaataattataaatttttttcaattattttatttacttttcttgctttaattgatttttcaattatttttttacctttaattgtgataaaaaaaaataattataaattttttttcccacgtgCAATCACTTCACTCAAATTCTAGCTAGTTTTTCTTCTCCCACTCCCAAAAACCTGCCTAACAAATAACTTCCATTTCGCAAGTCATAACCCCCTGATCTCATCACTCCTGTTTCTTAACTCTTGTCTTGTCCAACCAAGTTACAAAAAAGCCTCAATCTTTCGCTCTTTCTCATTCGTCAAAGCCACCCCATTTCTGATTTCCTCTCTCTTTGTGCCTCAGATGTCAAACTATACAGTTGAGTCCACCAAAGTAGAGACAAGTGATGGAGCCAAGCTTCATTCAAGGCTGTTCAAGCCAATGGAAGAAGGCGAGATAACAGACAACTTGGTGGTTGTTCTTGTACATCCATTTTCAATATTGGGTGGTTGTCAAgcttttttaaaaggaattgcTGCTGGGTTGGCTGGAAAAGGTTATAAAACCGTGACCTTTGATATGAGAGGTGCCGGTAAGTCTACTGGGAGGCCTTCTCTTACTGGTTTTGCTGAAATCAAGGATGTCATTGCTGTTTGCAAATGGGTTTGTGAGAATCTGTCTTCTGATAGGATTTTGTTGGTGGGTTCTTCTGCGGGTATGTGatttttgcttcttccttttttttgtctGTGATTTGTG
It encodes the following:
- the LOC118031958 gene encoding uncharacterized protein, producing the protein MSNYTVESTKVETSDGAKLHSRLFKPMEEGEITDNLVVVLVHPFSILGGCQAFLKGIAAGLAGKGYKTVTFDMRGAGKSTGRPSLTGFAEIKDVIAVCKWVCENLSSDRILLVGSSAGAPIAGSAVDEIKEVVGYVSIGYPFGMFASILFGRHHKGILKSPKPKLFVMGTRDGFTSVKQLQNKLSSAAGRVETHLIEGASHFQMEGAEFDNQMVNLILTFISSL